In Kytococcus sedentarius DSM 20547, the sequence CCGTGCGCAGGTGCTCTCCACCGACGGTCACACGATGGAGGTCTGCTTCGGCGCCGCCGACAACTGTGACGCCGCTGCTCCGGAGGTCGCCGTCGACCGCTGGTGGGGCGACGACCGCTACGGCACGGCCGCCGAGGTGGCCAAGCAGACCGGTCCGAGCGACACCGTCTACCTGGCCGCCGGTGACACGTTCGCCGACGCCATGACGGCCAGCCCGGCTGCCGCCAACGGCAACGTGCCGAAGCAGATGTCGATCCCGGAGCAGGACGGCGAGAACGCCCCCATCCTGCTGACCCGTGAGAACCGGATCCCGGCCGAGACCCTGGACGCGCTCGAGGCCCTGGCGGCCAAGAACGTCGTCATCCTCGGTGGCGAGTCCGCGATCTCCTCGGGTGTCGCCTCCGAGCTCGAGGGCATGGGCCTGAAGGTCGAGCGCGTGGGCGGTGCGGACCGTTACGAGACGAGCGCCAACGTCGCCAAGATGTTCGGTACGAACGTTGACACGCTGTACATCGCCTCGGGTGAGGAGCGTGCCTTCGCGGACGCCCTGACCGGTTCCGCGCTGGCCGGTTCGCAGGACGCCCCCGTCCTGCTGACCAAGCCGGGCGAGGTCGAGCAGACCACCGCCGACGCGGTGGCCGCGCTCAACCCCGAGAAGATCGTCGTGCTGGGTGGCCCCGCGGCCATCTCGGACGCGGTCTACAACGAACTGGGCGCCACCGAGCGCTTGGCGGGCTCCGACCGCTACGCGACGGCCGCCAAGGTTGCCGCCGAGTTCGGTGTCGACCCCAACTACGCCCTGCTGGCTGACGGGACCGACTTCCCCGACGCCCTCACTGGTGGCGCCTACGCCGGGTTCCAGCACAGCCCGCTGCTGCTGACCCGTCCGGACCGCCTGCCGGCCGTGACCGAGACGCAGCTGAACGAGACCTCCCCCGAGCACATGGTGATCGTGGGCGGTACGGCGGCCGTGGCGCAGTCGATCGAGGACCAGCTCAACGAGCTGGTCGGTGGGTGGATGAACTGATCCACATCCCTCGCGCGGCGGTCGCCCCCTTCGACTGCCGCGCGGGGGACGCACTTCGGGAGGCCCGGCGGACCACGTGTCCGCCGGGCCTCCCGGCGTCCGGGCCCGAGGTGGGCGGAGGTGGTTGGATGGGGCCATGGATCGCCAGCAGGAATTCGTCCTCCGCACCATCGAGGAGCGGGACATCCGCTTCATGCGGCTGTGGTTCACCGACGTGCAGGGCTCCCTGAAGTCCGTGGGGGTGGCGCCGGCCGAGCTGGAGAACGCCTTCACCGAGGGCATCGGGTTCGACGGCAGCGCCATCGAGGGCTTTGCCCGCGTCTACGAGGCCGACACCCTGGCGATGCCGGACGCGTCCACCTTCCAGGTGGTCCCCTGGCGCGGCGGGGAGGGCGCCGGCATCGGGCGCATGTTCTGTGACATCACGCTGCCGGACGGCACGCCCAGTCCGGCCGACCCCCGCCAGGTCCTGCGGCGCGCCCTGCAGAAGGCCGATGACCTCGGCTTCACCTTCTACACCCACCCCGAGATCGAGTTCTTCCTCTTCGAGCGTGACCTCGATGCCGACGGCCGGCCCGTCCCCATCGACAACGCGGGCTACTTCGACCACCTCGCCCAGGGCGACGGCCACGACTTCCGGCGGGCCGCCATCGACATGCTCGAGAGCATGGGCATCCCGGTGGAGTTCTCGCACCACGAGGGCGCCCCGGGGCAGAACGAGATCGACCTGCGCTACGCCGATGCGCTCTCGACCGCGGACAACATCATGACCTTCCGCGCCATCGTGCGCGAGGTGGCCCTGAGCCAGGAGGCCTTCGCCTCCTTCATGCCCAAGCCGATGGCGGGCCACCCCGGCTCGGGCATGCACACCCACATCTCCCTGTTCGAGGGCGACCGCAACGCCTTCCACGAGCCGGGCGCGGAGTACCAGCTCTCGATCACGGGCCGTCGCTTCGTCGCCGGGCTGCTGCACCACGCGCGCGAGATCAGCGCCATCACCAACCAGTGGGTGAACTCCTACAAGCGCCTCTGGGGTGGGGGCGAGGCCCCGGCCCACGTGTGCTGGGGCCACAACAACCGCAGTGCGATGGTCCGCATCCCCATGTACAAGCCCACCAAGGTGCAGTCGAGCCGCATCGAGCTGCGCACCTTGGACTCGGCCTGCAACCCCTACCTGGCCTACGCGGTCGTGCTGGCAGCCGGCCTGAAGGGCATCGAGGAGGAGTACGAGCTCCCCGCGGAGGCCGAGGACGACGTGTGGGGCCTGACCGACGGGGAGCGCCGGGCACTGGGCATCCAGCCGCTGCCGTCCTCCCTGAGCGAGGCGATCGCGGCGATGGAGGAGTCCGAGCTCGTCGCCGAGACCCTCGGCGAGCACGTCTTCGACTACTTCCTGCGCAACAAGCGGGAGGAGTGGCTGGCGTACCGGGCGCAGGTGACGCCCTACGAGCTCGACCGCTACCTGCGCCAGCTGTGACCACCGGGAGCGGCCGGCCTGCCGGGTTGTCCTGGGTCCTGCGCGAGGGCTTCACCGAGGGGCGCCGGGCCGCGGGGTGCATCGCCGACCTGGCGGCCCTGCTGGACCGGGACGACCTCCCGCACCACCTGGGCCTGGCCCGGGCCCTGGGGCGCGCCGCCGACCCGGACCGCGCCGCCCTGGCCGCGGTCCGCATCGCCGAGGCGGCCGATGCGGGGCAGCGCCGCACCTGGGCACAGCGGATCGACGCGGCCGACCCGACCTCCGTCGAGGGGTCCGCAGCGCGCCTGGTGGCGGTCCTGGGGGCGAGCCGGGCGCTGGGGGACCACCTGGTGCGTCACCCCGAGCAGCTCGACCTCTTCACGGACCCGGAGCTCCCGGACGAGCAGGAGTCCCGCGAGGTGCTCCGGGACGCCGTCGAGTCCGCACTGGAGGCGGGGGAGTCCGGTGACGACGCACTGCGGGTGGCTTACCGGGGGCAGGTGCTGCGCATCGCGGGCATCGACCTCACGGCCCCGGACCCCACCGAGGTGGTCGACCGGGTGGCCGCGGCCCTGGCGGACCTGGCCGGTGCTGCCCTGGAGGCCGCCCTGGTGATCGCCCGCCACGAGGTGCAGGACGCCGACGACGTGCGGCTGGCCGTCATCGCCATGGGCAAGACCGGAGGGCGGGAGCTGAACTACGTCAGCGACGTCGACGTCATCTTCGTGGCCGAGCCCGCCGAGGGCGTCGAGGAGGGCCACGCGCTGCAGGTGGGGGCCCGGTTGGCGACCCGTCTCATGTCCGCCTGCGGCGCCTCGACCGCCGAGGGCACCCTCTGGCCCGTCGACGCCGCCCTGCGCCCGGAGGGCAAGGCCGGCCCGCTGGTGCGCACGCTGGAGAGCTTCTCGCAGTACTACGAGCGGTGGGCCTCCACCTGGGAGTTCCAGGCCCTGCTCAAGGCGCGGCCGGTCGCCGGCGACACGGACCTGGGGCAGGCCTTCGTGGGCCTCGTGGACCCCTTGGTCTGGCAGGTCTCCCACCGCGACGGGTTCGTCGAGGGCGTCCAGCGCATGCGGCGCCGGGTGGAGGCCCACATCCCCGCCGCGGAGGCCAAGCGGCAGCTCAAGCTCGGCGCGGGTGGGCTGCGGGACATCGAGTTCTCGGTGCAGCTGTTGCAGCTCGTGCACGGGCGGGTGGACGAGGGCCTGCGCACCGGCAGCACCCTGCCGGGCCTCGCTGCCCTGGCGGCCGGCGGGTACGTCGCGCGCTCGGACGCCGCCGTGCTCGACCCCGCTTACCGACTGCTGCGCTCGCTGGAGCACCGCATCCAGCTCGACCGGTTGCGACGTTCCCACTTGGTGCCCACCGACCCCGACGACCTGCGCCGCCTGGGCCGCTCGATGGGGTGGTCCAAGGACCCGGCACAGGAGGTGGAGCGCCGATGGGGTGAGGTCTCCAAGGAGGTGCGGCGCCTGCACGAGCGGCTCTTCTACCGTCCCGTGCTGGCCGCCCTGTCGGACCTCACCGCCTCCCAGGCGCGCATGACCCCCGAGGCGGTCACCGAGCGGTTGGCCGCCCTCGGCTTCGCCGACCCGGCGGGCTCGGTGCGCCACCTGGAGGCCCTCACCAAGGGGGTCTCGCGCACCGCGGCCATCCAGCGCCAGCTCCTGCCGGCCATGCTCGGGTGGTTCGCCAGCTGGCCGGCGCCCGATGCGGGGCTGCTCGCCTTCCGCCGCATCAGCGAGTCCCTGGGCGGGACCCACTGGTACATGGCCATGTTGCGCGACGAGGGGCACGCCGCCGAGCGCTATGCACACGTGCTGTCCGCCAGCCGCTACCTGACGAGCCTGCTCGAGCGGGGGCCCGAGGCGGTCCGCCTGCTCGGGGAGCCCGAGGCCCTCGCGCCCACGGAGCGCGAAAAGATCCTGTCGCGCATGTCCAGCGCGGCGAAACGGGCCGAGTCGGTGGAGGGCGCCGCCCAGGCGGCTCGGGTCCTGCGGCGGACGGAGATCCTGCGGATGGGCATCGGCAGCCTCACCGGGACGTTGGACGGCGCCCAGGTCTCCGCGGGCCTGACCGCTGCGGCCGAGGCCCTGCTCGAGGCGGTGCTGCTCCGGGCCCTCGACGGGGACGCAACCGGGGTGGCGGTCATCGGGCTGGGGCGGCTCGGCGGTGCGGAGATGGGCTTCGCCAGCGATGCGGACCTCTTCGTCGTCCACGACGACGCACCGGGCCGGGCCGAGGCGGCGACAGCGGCGCTGAAAACCCTGCGCACCACCCTGGCGGGCGGCTCGGAGCCGCCGCTGGAGATCGACATCGACCTGCGTCCGGAGGGCAAGAGCGGCCCGACGGTCCGGGGCATCGCGTCGCTGGCGGAGTACTACGCCCGGTGGAGCTCCGCGTGGGAGGCCCAGGCGCTGGTGCGGGCGCGCCCGGTCGCGGGGGACCCGGCGCTGGCCGGTCGGGTGATGGAGCTCATCGACCCGCTCCGCTGGCCGGAGGGTGGGCTGGTGGAGTCCGCGGTGCGGGAGATGAGGGTGCTCAAGGCGCGCATGGAGGCCGAGCGCATCCCACGGGGCGGGGACCCCAAGCTCCACCTGAAGCTCGGACGGGGTGGTCTGTCCGACGTGGAGTGGACGGTGCAGATGCTGCAGATGCAGCACGCTGCGGCCGAGGAGTCCCTGCGCACGACCAGCACGGTCGAGGCGCTGGCGGCGCTGCAGGAGCTCGGCCACGTGACGGGGGCTGACGCCGAGGCGCTGCGGGGTGCGTGGACGCTGGCCAGCGACGTGCGGGATGCCAGCATGCTGTGGCGGGGTCGTGCCACCGACAGCCTGCCGACCGACCCCCGGGACCGTGAGGGGGTCTCCCGCGCCATGGGGCGCCCGGCAGGTGCCGGTCCGGAGCTCACCGAGGAGTACCTGCGCCAGGCGCGGCGGGCGCGCGCCATGGTCGAGCGGCTCTTCTACGATTCGTAGACTGCTGCCCGTGAACCCCGTCGACGTCGTGAGCCCTGCGCACTCCGCCCTGCTGTGGTTCGCGGGCGACGTGGAGACGGTCACCGACTGGCTCACCGACGGTGTGGTGGCCGCCGAGGTGGCCGCAGGCGAGGGGTGGACGGTCGTGCGCCCGCTGGCCGTCCCGGACGGTCTGGGGCCCTACGGTGACGCGCTGGGGCTGACCCTGAGCCGTCCCGTCCCGACGGAGCTGTTGCCGGTGATCGGCTTCACCGAGCGCGAGGGCCTGCTCGTCGTCGCGGCGGCGACCCACCACGAACCCCGCCTGCACTGGGTGGCCGTCCTGCCCGGGGTCGGGCCCCACCCGCTCGTGGACCTCCCCGTCTGCGGGCCTCGTTTCCTCGCCCAGGCGGCGGGGGCGCCCGAGGCCGCCGATGAGGTGACGGCCCTGGTCTCGCTGGGCCGGGGCGCGAACAGCGGGCCACGGGAGTTCGGCACCCGGCTGGCCCTCACCCTGGGGCTTCCGGGGGCCCCGCTGTTCCGCCGGCCCGGGCAGCTGCCCGGCGCCCGCACGGCCGAGCCCGACCCCCGCGAGGTGCAGCGCTTCCTGTCCGTGCTGTCCGACCGGCTGGTCGAGCGCGCCGAGGCGGAGGGCGACCGATGAGGGCGCGCGTGCCGCTGCGCCTGTGGCCCGCCGTGGACGTCCGCGGTGGGCGGACGGCCCAGGTCGACCCCGACAGTCCGCTGTCCGACCCGCAGGCCGCGGTGGACCACTGGGTGGCCCAGGGGGCCGAGCGCCTCCACCTGGTGGACCTGGACCGCGCCACCGGCGCCGGGGAGAACGACGCCCTGCTCGAGCGGCTGGTGCGCCGGGCCAGCGTGCCCGTGGAGGTCTCCGGCGGCATCCTGTCGCCCCGGGACGTCGAACGGGCCCTCTCCTGGGGTGCGGTGGCCGTGACCACCTCGTCGGCACTGTGGGCGGACCCCGCAGCGGCCCTGGAGTGGCTGCAGGGGTGCGGGGCCGAGGTGCAGGTGGGGATCGACCTGGTGGGGGACCGGGTGGTGGCGCGGGGGACCGACCTCGCGCTGGGGCCGGTCGCGGACCTGTGGCCGGACCTCGCCGGTCTGGGGGAGCGGCGGTGGGTGCTGGCCTCCGCTGCGGCCGACGGACGCATGACGGGGCCCGACCTCGCGGGCCTGCGCGCCGCCACCGAGCACTTGACCGGCACGCTGATCGCGTCCGGCGGGGTGAGCACCACCGGCGACCTCGTGGCGGTCTCCAGCCTGCGGGGTGTCGCCGGGCCCGCCGTCGGCGAGGTGATCCTCGGGGCCGCGCTCTACGCCGGTGCGGTCGACCTCGGGCGGGCCCAGCGCCTGCTCGGGGAGATCGCTGGGCCGCAGGAGCGGCCGGCAACGGACTCCGCGGGTGTGGCCTGGGAGGGACGCGAGCTGCAGCCGGGGGAGTTCGACGACGACGACGGGGGACTGGACCCCCGCCTCCCGACGCCCGGTGAGCCGCCACTGTCGGACGCCGAGCTGGTGGCCGCCCTCGACGAGGCGCGGGTGTTCGTCGCGCTGCTGGCCGAGGAGGGGGCGGAGTCGGCCGACCTGTCCGTCGCGCAGGTCACCACCCCGGAGGGCTGGTCGGCGCTGCCGGTGTTCACCACGGTCGACGCGGTCGGCGACTGGCGAGGTGACGCTCGGCCGGTGCCGGTGCGGGGTCACCTCGCCGCGCAGGCCGCGGTGGGCGACGGGGCCGCCGCCCTCGTCCTCGATGCGGGGTCGTCCCGTCCCCGGGTGGTGCGCCCCTCCATGACCAGTGCCCTCGCACGGCGCATGGAGTGGGAGCGCCCCGTCGACGACGCGGTGGTGCTCGCGGGCCTGCGGCAGCTCAAGGAGCACCCGGCGGTGACCGGGGTCGCGCTGCGCTCGGGTCCGTCGGGGGAGCTGGTCATCGGTCTGCGGGGTGTGCAGGATGACCGCGAGGCGGGTCTGCTGGTCGCCGGTGTGCTGCAGGACCCCGAGGTGCGCTCCCGGGTGGACGGCGTCATCGTCAGCGCCCTCGGCTTGGACGCCAGCGCCTGATCCGCTAGACTATGCGTCTGAAGTGAGACCCTGTCTCCACCTGCACGCCGCCTGAGGCATGTGGGTCCTGCACCACCCGGTGCGCGGAAGGGCGAGTGACGAGTTCACGCGTCGTCCCGCAACGCCCCTGCATGGGGGTGTCAGCCGGGGCCACGTTCCGTGGCGGTGCGTGACAAGGGTCTCCGGGTGTGCCAGGAGGCCCTTTTTCCGTCCCATGCGGCGGAGGGGGCCAGGCACAGCCACTCGACCGAACGAAGGAGAAGCACATCAGCGAGCCCCGTATCAACGACCGCATCCGGGTACCGGAAGTGCGGTTGGTCGGCCCCAACGGCGAACAGGTCGGCATCGTGCGCGTCAAGGACGCCCTGCGTCTGGCAGCCGAGGCCGACTTGGATCTCGTGGAGGTCGCTCCCATGGCCAAGCCCCCGGTCGCCAAGCTCATGGACTACGGCAAGTTCAAGTACGAGAACGCCATGAAGGACCGTGAGTCGCGCAAGAAGCAGGTCAACACGGTCATCAAGGAGATCAAGCTCCGGCCGAAGATTGACCAGCACGACTACGAGACCAAGAAGGGTCACGTCGAGCGCTTCCTGGCCGCGGGCGACAAGGTCAAGGTCACCATCATGTTCCGTGGCCGTGAGCAGTCCAAGCCCGAGCTGGGCTTCCGCCTGCTGCAGCGGCTGGCGGAGGACGTGACCGAACTGGGCGTCGTCGAGAGCAAGCCCAAGCAGGACGGCCGCAACATGACCATGGTGTTCGGTTCGACCCGCAACAAGGCGCAGGCCCAGGCGGCCCGCCGCAAGGAGCAGGAGCAGAAGAAGCGGGAGCGCAAGGGCCCCGAGTCGGAGGCTCCCGAGCAGGACGCGGCCGAGACCGCAACCGAGGCTCCCGCAGAAGCCTGAGGCCCCGGCCTCGTGACACGGCACCCGCCGTGTCCCTTCCACCTGTCCGCCCGAACGAAGGGATCGGCACCATGCCGAAGAACAAGACGCACTCCGGTACCAAGAAGCGCTTCCGCGTGACCGGTAGCGGCAAGATCATGCGCCAGCGCGCCCGCCACGTCCACAAGTTCCAGGAGCGTTCGTCCTCGGACGCCCGCCGCCTGGTGAACGACGTCCCCGTGGCCAAGGCCGACGAGAAGAAGATCAAGAAGCTGCTGGGTCGCTGACCCGCGCCTGATCTCCCCCGAAACCACCCCCGAAGTCAAGGAGTACTCACGTGGCACGCGTGAAGCGGGCAGTCAACGCCCACAAGAAGCGTCGAGTCGTTCTCGAGCGCGCCAGCGGTTACCGCGGTCAGCGTTCGCGTCTCTACCGCAAGGCCAAGGAGCAGGTCACCCACTCGCTGGTCTACTCGTTCGACCACCGTCGCGACCGGAAGGGTGACTTCCGTCGCCTGTGGATCCAGCGCATCAACGCTGCGGCCCGCGCCAACGGCATGACCTACAACCGCTTCATCCAGGGCCTGAAGGTCGCTGAGATCGAGGTCGACCGTCGCATGCTGGCCGAGCTGGCCGTCAACGACCCGGAGGCGTTCACCGCCCTGGTCGAGATCTCCCGCGCCAACGTCCCCGCCGTGAAGGGTGACGAGAGCGCGACCGCGGGCGCTGCGCCCCGTGGTCAGGAGGCCGCCACCGCCGCGGCCCAGGCCGGCGACGCCGCCTCCGTCGAGGCGAGCAAGCAGGCCGAGAACGTGGCCTCCAAGGCCTGAGCGCGACACCCCTGAGAACGCCGGTCCACCTGTGCACCCTCGTGACTCCCAGCTGACACCCTCGTCGGCCCGGGTCCGAGCGGCGGTACAGCTGGGCCGGCGTTCCTCGCGTCGGCGGACGGGCCGGTACCTGGTCGAGGGGCCGCAGTGCGTGCGGGAGCTCCTGCGCTGGCAGCCCGAGCTGGCCGACGACGTCTTCGTCACGCGGGACTTCCTGGACCGGTCCCCAGAGTTCGTCGAGCTCGTGGCCGAGACCCCCGTGCACGCCCATCTGGTGTCTGATGCGGTGGTCCGGGTGGTGGCGGATGCTGACACCCCGCCGGGCATCGTGGCCGTGGCCCGCTGGCAGCCGGCGGACCTGGCCGACTGCCTCGGCCGGCTGGGGCCCCAGGGTTTCGGCGCCGTCCTGTCAGAGGTCCGTGACCCCGGGAACCTCGGCACCGTCATCCGGGCAGCCGATGCGGCAGGGGCCGCCTTCGTGGTCGTGACCGACGCGTCCGTCGACGTGACCAACCCCAAGGTCGTGCGGTCCACGGCGGGCTCGCTGCACCACATCGACGTGGTCACGGGCATTGCCTTCCCCGACCTGCGCGCCGCGACCGGTGGCACCGTGCGGCTGGTGGCCGCCGACGGCTACGCGAGCACCCAGCTGCCCGAGGCAGACCTGGACGGTCCCCACCTGTGGGTCTTCGGCAACGAGGCCCGCGGGTTGCCGGACGACCAGGTGGCCGCCTGCGACGCCGCCGTGGCCGTGCCGCTGCACGGCCGTGCGGAGTCCCTCAACCTGGGCACCGCTGCCGCCGTCTGCCTGTACGCCTCGGCGATGCGCCCCGGTTCCTGACATGCGCACGGCCGGCCCCTGACCGGCCGGTACCGGCCCACCACGGCCGGGCTCCGGGCCCGCGCCCCGTAGGATGCCGGGCATGCCGAGCACGCCCCCTCCGGACGAGTCCACCCCCACCCCCCCGAGTGCGCCCGACGCCGCGCCCGCGATCACCCCCGAGGTGGTCGAGGAGCACGTGGCGGCCGGTCTGGCTGCCTTCGAGGCCGCGTCCACGCTCGAGGAGCTGAAGACCGCCCGTCTGGCCCACCTGGGCGACAAGGCCCCGATCTCCCTGGCCAACCGGAGCATCGGTGGTCTGCCCCCGCAGGAGAAGGCCTCGGCGGGCAAGCTCGTCGGCATGGCCAAGGGCCGGCTGAGCAAGGCACTGGCCTCCCGCGAGGAGGTGCTGCAGGCCGAGCGCGCCGAGCAGATCCTGGTCGAGGAGACGGTCGACGTGACCGCCGTGCCCGCCCGCCGCAGTGTGGGCTCCCGCCACCCGGTGGAGCTCATCCAGCAGCGCATGGGCGAGATCTTCACCGGCCTCGGCTGGGAGATCGGCGAGGGGCCCGAGGTCGAGGCCGAGTGGTTCAACTTCGACGCCCTGAACTTCGATGCCGACCACCCCGCCCGTGCGGAGGCC encodes:
- a CDS encoding glutamine synthetase family protein — protein: MDRQQEFVLRTIEERDIRFMRLWFTDVQGSLKSVGVAPAELENAFTEGIGFDGSAIEGFARVYEADTLAMPDASTFQVVPWRGGEGAGIGRMFCDITLPDGTPSPADPRQVLRRALQKADDLGFTFYTHPEIEFFLFERDLDADGRPVPIDNAGYFDHLAQGDGHDFRRAAIDMLESMGIPVEFSHHEGAPGQNEIDLRYADALSTADNIMTFRAIVREVALSQEAFASFMPKPMAGHPGSGMHTHISLFEGDRNAFHEPGAEYQLSITGRRFVAGLLHHAREISAITNQWVNSYKRLWGGGEAPAHVCWGHNNRSAMVRIPMYKPTKVQSSRIELRTLDSACNPYLAYAVVLAAGLKGIEEEYELPAEAEDDVWGLTDGERRALGIQPLPSSLSEAIAAMEESELVAETLGEHVFDYFLRNKREEWLAYRAQVTPYELDRYLRQL
- a CDS encoding bifunctional [glutamine synthetase] adenylyltransferase/[glutamine synthetase]-adenylyl-L-tyrosine phosphorylase; amino-acid sequence: MTTGSGRPAGLSWVLREGFTEGRRAAGCIADLAALLDRDDLPHHLGLARALGRAADPDRAALAAVRIAEAADAGQRRTWAQRIDAADPTSVEGSAARLVAVLGASRALGDHLVRHPEQLDLFTDPELPDEQESREVLRDAVESALEAGESGDDALRVAYRGQVLRIAGIDLTAPDPTEVVDRVAAALADLAGAALEAALVIARHEVQDADDVRLAVIAMGKTGGRELNYVSDVDVIFVAEPAEGVEEGHALQVGARLATRLMSACGASTAEGTLWPVDAALRPEGKAGPLVRTLESFSQYYERWASTWEFQALLKARPVAGDTDLGQAFVGLVDPLVWQVSHRDGFVEGVQRMRRRVEAHIPAAEAKRQLKLGAGGLRDIEFSVQLLQLVHGRVDEGLRTGSTLPGLAALAAGGYVARSDAAVLDPAYRLLRSLEHRIQLDRLRRSHLVPTDPDDLRRLGRSMGWSKDPAQEVERRWGEVSKEVRRLHERLFYRPVLAALSDLTASQARMTPEAVTERLAALGFADPAGSVRHLEALTKGVSRTAAIQRQLLPAMLGWFASWPAPDAGLLAFRRISESLGGTHWYMAMLRDEGHAAERYAHVLSASRYLTSLLERGPEAVRLLGEPEALAPTEREKILSRMSSAAKRAESVEGAAQAARVLRRTEILRMGIGSLTGTLDGAQVSAGLTAAAEALLEAVLLRALDGDATGVAVIGLGRLGGAEMGFASDADLFVVHDDAPGRAEAATAALKTLRTTLAGGSEPPLEIDIDLRPEGKSGPTVRGIASLAEYYARWSSAWEAQALVRARPVAGDPALAGRVMELIDPLRWPEGGLVESAVREMRVLKARMEAERIPRGGDPKLHLKLGRGGLSDVEWTVQMLQMQHAAAEESLRTTSTVEALAALQELGHVTGADAEALRGAWTLASDVRDASMLWRGRATDSLPTDPRDREGVSRAMGRPAGAGPELTEEYLRQARRARAMVERLFYDS
- a CDS encoding HisA/HisF-related TIM barrel protein, whose amino-acid sequence is MPLRLWPAVDVRGGRTAQVDPDSPLSDPQAAVDHWVAQGAERLHLVDLDRATGAGENDALLERLVRRASVPVEVSGGILSPRDVERALSWGAVAVTTSSALWADPAAALEWLQGCGAEVQVGIDLVGDRVVARGTDLALGPVADLWPDLAGLGERRWVLASAAADGRMTGPDLAGLRAATEHLTGTLIASGGVSTTGDLVAVSSLRGVAGPAVGEVILGAALYAGAVDLGRAQRLLGEIAGPQERPATDSAGVAWEGRELQPGEFDDDDGGLDPRLPTPGEPPLSDAELVAALDEARVFVALLAEEGAESADLSVAQVTTPEGWSALPVFTTVDAVGDWRGDARPVPVRGHLAAQAAVGDGAAALVLDAGSSRPRVVRPSMTSALARRMEWERPVDDAVVLAGLRQLKEHPAVTGVALRSGPSGELVIGLRGVQDDREAGLLVAGVLQDPEVRSRVDGVIVSALGLDASA
- the infC gene encoding translation initiation factor IF-3, which gives rise to MRLVGPNGEQVGIVRVKDALRLAAEADLDLVEVAPMAKPPVAKLMDYGKFKYENAMKDRESRKKQVNTVIKEIKLRPKIDQHDYETKKGHVERFLAAGDKVKVTIMFRGREQSKPELGFRLLQRLAEDVTELGVVESKPKQDGRNMTMVFGSTRNKAQAQAARRKEQEQKKRERKGPESEAPEQDAAETATEAPAEA
- the rpmI gene encoding 50S ribosomal protein L35, whose protein sequence is MPKNKTHSGTKKRFRVTGSGKIMRQRARHVHKFQERSSSDARRLVNDVPVAKADEKKIKKLLGR
- the rplT gene encoding 50S ribosomal protein L20, with the translated sequence MARVKRAVNAHKKRRVVLERASGYRGQRSRLYRKAKEQVTHSLVYSFDHRRDRKGDFRRLWIQRINAAARANGMTYNRFIQGLKVAEIEVDRRMLAELAVNDPEAFTALVEISRANVPAVKGDESATAGAAPRGQEAATAAAQAGDAASVEASKQAENVASKA
- a CDS encoding TrmH family RNA methyltransferase, giving the protein MHPRDSQLTPSSARVRAAVQLGRRSSRRRTGRYLVEGPQCVRELLRWQPELADDVFVTRDFLDRSPEFVELVAETPVHAHLVSDAVVRVVADADTPPGIVAVARWQPADLADCLGRLGPQGFGAVLSEVRDPGNLGTVIRAADAAGAAFVVVTDASVDVTNPKVVRSTAGSLHHIDVVTGIAFPDLRAATGGTVRLVAADGYASTQLPEADLDGPHLWVFGNEARGLPDDQVAACDAAVAVPLHGRAESLNLGTAAAVCLYASAMRPGS